The following proteins come from a genomic window of Paenibacillus spongiae:
- a CDS encoding HEAT repeat domain-containing protein produces the protein MTREATLLLIISGGLFAFFFLAIICSWFYSYFRELNTNKVRRQLVEMVSSYFKANHEIKPKVLERINAYVGRSAGRKDILIHVLIGYGPEFMDNNQEQLMEFYDAAGIKAFLIKGLHAKSDNRKSLACRYLGELKVKDTEPYILELISSKNNDVIYNVLLALSKLGDTKGFVQIFTHHSENINISSRAIIEVISVFNGSVEDLFKQTFDSSDDYIRGVLIKAAADYRIEGLRPYFVDHLKSDDKNIRIASIRALCELKDRDDERHIIPLLEDKDWEVRAAAAKELEKLGTSSSFTALEKTTGDRVWWVRHNAAKTLILIPGGKEYASRIIDGDDQYAREAIVSVIELM, from the coding sequence ATGACAAGAGAAGCCACACTGCTATTAATCATATCAGGGGGATTATTCGCATTCTTCTTTCTAGCCATTATTTGTAGTTGGTTCTATAGCTACTTCCGTGAATTAAATACAAATAAAGTAAGAAGGCAGCTGGTAGAAATGGTCTCTTCCTACTTCAAAGCAAACCATGAAATCAAACCCAAAGTGCTTGAGCGGATCAATGCCTATGTCGGAAGAAGCGCCGGAAGAAAAGATATATTGATTCATGTCCTTATTGGTTACGGTCCTGAATTCATGGATAACAATCAGGAACAGCTCATGGAATTTTACGACGCGGCAGGAATCAAAGCTTTCCTAATAAAGGGGCTTCATGCAAAGAGCGATAACAGGAAGTCTCTGGCCTGCCGGTATTTAGGGGAATTGAAGGTTAAGGACACTGAACCTTATATTCTTGAACTGATTAGTTCCAAGAATAATGATGTCATCTACAACGTATTGCTCGCCCTTTCAAAGCTTGGGGATACGAAAGGGTTCGTGCAAATATTTACGCATCATTCCGAGAATATTAACATTTCCTCCAGAGCCATTATCGAGGTTATTTCCGTGTTCAATGGTTCGGTCGAGGATTTATTCAAACAAACATTCGATTCGAGCGACGATTATATCCGTGGAGTACTTATCAAGGCTGCGGCTGATTATCGAATCGAAGGTTTGAGACCGTACTTCGTCGACCATCTCAAGAGCGACGATAAGAACATCCGGATCGCCTCGATACGGGCGCTGTGCGAGCTTAAAGATCGGGATGACGAACGGCATATTATTCCGCTGCTTGAGGACAAAGATTGGGAGGTCCGGGCTGCCGCGGCAAAGGAGCTGGAGAAGCTCGGGACGAGCAGCAGCTTCACGGCACTGGAGAAAACCACCGGGGATCGTGTTTGGTGGGTAAGACATAATGCCGCCAAAACGCTCATCCTCATCCCGGGCGGGAAGGAATATGCTTCTAGAATCATCGACGGCGATGATCAATACGCGCGGGAAGCAATTGTCAGCGTGATTGAATTGATGTGA
- a CDS encoding glycosyltransferase family 2 protein, with translation MYLLRMLIIYFSEFCMLYTIGIYTFYNGQMLIAFFDIFSYFKKMKVSDYRRYVESKNMIPISIIVPAYNEEKTIVDNIKSLLALNYYEYEIIIVNDGSNDSTKEKIINEFNLKKVNQPVMQSLATKEVLGIYRNNEYERLIFVDKLNGGKADALNAGINVSVYPIFACIDADSILENDALIKLTMLFVEKPETVAVGGIVRIANGSVIKDGKLMEMKLPKSKIATFQIVEYFRAFLTGRTSLSRLNSILIISGAFGAFNKKAVIECGGYKVNTIGEDMDIIVRLHKFMKDQKRKYRIQFLADPICWTQAPESLKDLRAQRRRWQIGLFDTLMNYKSMLFNRKYGTIGMVTLPYYWIFELIGPIVESLGYIIIPLAYLFGLLQFDSFILFIAVAFMLGTTLSMGSILLEQVTFRKYSTFKETMLLVLFALIENLGYRQLTILYRVEGIFKFRKGRHSWGTINRKQFGSKEKEKSVNM, from the coding sequence ATGTACCTGCTCCGAATGCTTATCATATACTTTAGTGAATTTTGCATGCTGTACACAATCGGGATCTATACGTTCTACAATGGCCAGATGCTCATCGCTTTCTTCGATATCTTTAGTTATTTCAAGAAAATGAAAGTGTCGGATTATAGAAGGTATGTCGAATCGAAGAATATGATTCCGATCTCGATCATCGTGCCTGCTTATAATGAAGAGAAGACCATTGTGGACAATATTAAATCGCTGCTTGCCTTAAATTATTACGAGTACGAAATTATTATTGTGAATGATGGCTCGAATGATTCGACGAAAGAGAAGATCATCAACGAGTTTAATTTGAAGAAAGTCAATCAGCCCGTTATGCAGAGCTTAGCGACGAAGGAAGTGCTCGGCATCTACCGCAACAACGAATACGAGCGATTGATCTTCGTCGATAAATTAAACGGCGGCAAGGCCGATGCGCTCAACGCCGGCATTAATGTTTCGGTGTATCCGATCTTTGCCTGTATCGATGCCGATTCGATCCTGGAGAATGATGCGCTGATCAAGCTGACGATGCTGTTCGTCGAGAAGCCCGAGACGGTCGCGGTGGGCGGCATCGTCAGGATCGCCAATGGCTCCGTCATCAAAGACGGCAAGCTTATGGAGATGAAGCTTCCTAAAAGCAAAATCGCCACCTTTCAGATCGTTGAATATTTCCGTGCCTTTCTTACGGGCCGCACCAGCTTGAGCAGGTTGAATTCGATCCTGATTATTTCCGGGGCATTCGGCGCGTTCAATAAGAAGGCTGTTATCGAATGCGGCGGCTATAAGGTGAACACAATCGGCGAAGATATGGATATTATCGTAAGACTGCATAAATTTATGAAAGACCAGAAGAGAAAATACAGAATACAGTTTCTGGCGGACCCGATCTGTTGGACCCAAGCGCCTGAATCGCTGAAGGATCTCAGGGCGCAGCGCAGAAGATGGCAAATTGGATTATTCGATACGTTAATGAACTATAAATCGATGCTGTTCAACCGCAAATACGGCACGATTGGCATGGTAACGCTGCCCTATTATTGGATATTCGAATTGATCGGCCCGATCGTCGAATCTCTCGGCTACATTATCATACCGTTAGCTTACCTGTTTGGTTTGCTGCAGTTTGATAGTTTTATCCTATTTATTGCGGTTGCCTTCATGTTGGGAACGACTTTATCCATGGGCAGTATCTTATTGGAGCAGGTCACCTTTCGCAAATATTCCACTTTCAAGGAAACAATGTTGCTGGTCTTGTTCGCGCTAATCGAGAATTTGGGTTACCGGCAGCTGACCATCCTTTATCGCGTGGAAGGCATCTTCAAATTCAGGAAGGGACGCCATTCCTGGGGAACGATCAATAGGAAGCAATTCGGATCGAAAGAGAAGGAAAAAAGCGTGAATATGTAG
- a CDS encoding PadR family transcriptional regulator — translation MTESWKQEERLFLHLGNERETGGSGRRYFSRGGVKYALLELLLQENMHGYQMMKALEEQSGGTYKPSAGSIYPTLQMLRDQGFVTASKVEGKKVFRITDEGRTYLLEEKENEEKTDAGEQGNERDDQRFADEEEGRPEGVRRNRRLTPKGKELLHLLKAAERAALVDPDKAEALRASLRHLLESLRQITEDADRGGEEYR, via the coding sequence ATGACAGAATCATGGAAACAGGAAGAACGTTTGTTTCTGCATTTGGGCAATGAGAGGGAGACCGGCGGCTCAGGAAGAAGGTATTTCAGCCGGGGCGGGGTGAAGTATGCGCTGCTGGAGCTGCTCCTGCAGGAGAACATGCACGGCTATCAAATGATGAAGGCGCTGGAGGAGCAGTCGGGCGGAACCTATAAGCCGAGTGCGGGCTCGATCTATCCGACGCTGCAGATGCTGCGCGATCAGGGCTTTGTAACCGCATCCAAGGTAGAAGGCAAGAAGGTCTTCCGGATTACCGATGAAGGCAGGACCTATCTGCTCGAGGAGAAGGAGAACGAAGAGAAGACGGACGCAGGCGAACAGGGCAATGAACGCGATGATCAGCGTTTTGCAGACGAGGAAGAGGGCAGGCCGGAGGGCGTTCGGAGGAACCGCAGGTTGACGCCCAAGGGCAAGGAACTGCTGCATCTGCTGAAGGCTGCGGAGCGTGCGGCGCTTGTCGACCCGGACAAGGCGGAGGCGCTTCGCGCTTCGCTTCGCCATCTGCTCGAGTCCCTTCGGCAAATTACGGAGGACGCGGACCGCGGAGGGGAGGAGTACCGATGA
- a CDS encoding ABC transporter ATP-binding protein, which yields MSERNSSPNMFRPGGGMGGMRRFGTGEKVKPASIYGMFVRIYAHVRQDWKSLAAAVLCLIAISLLQFAIPQLTRITIDHIIPARAFDRLFLVCIGVLGAAAMLGILGYISTSLIATIGQKVLYKLRNDLYRHMQSLDVSFFDSNRTGDLMSRVTNDVNILQQMISSSMMQLITDVFTFTGIALYMLWIDWRLTLLLLATFPFMILTTKLFGKRMRASFRTVQESVADVSDHLQNALTGIRLIKSFTAEDYESERFSARTLKNRDANIRVVRLRAAYEPIIDFLNFAGLAIVLVFGAWLAMKGQMTVGTIVAFIAYLRLLQNPIRHFSRIINTIQQAAAGYERVMDIMNTKAEIVEKQDARSLPPAEGRIVFRQVDFAYNSDTPVLSKFDLELAEGKITALVGSSGSGKTTIAHLIARFYDPQGGAITIDGYDLKDVTLSSLREQIGIVSQDIVLFNGSIIENIRYGSIQATDEEVRAAAKAANASGFIETFAQGYETQIGERGVKLSGGQKQRISIARAILKNPRIIILDEATASLDTESEHHIQEALARLLQGRTCLVIAHRLSTIQQADRIYVLEAGQIVEYGTHDELLLQAGRYSQLYELQFPQSERGRETTITRNN from the coding sequence ATGAGCGAGAGGAATAGCTCGCCCAACATGTTCCGGCCAGGCGGAGGAATGGGCGGGATGCGAAGATTCGGAACCGGCGAGAAGGTGAAGCCAGCCAGCATATACGGCATGTTCGTGCGTATCTACGCGCATGTCAGGCAGGATTGGAAGTCGTTGGCCGCCGCTGTCCTATGCCTGATTGCCATATCGCTGCTGCAATTTGCCATTCCCCAATTAACCAGGATCACGATCGACCACATCATTCCAGCTCGTGCCTTCGACCGTTTGTTCCTCGTATGCATCGGCGTTCTCGGCGCGGCTGCCATGCTCGGTATCCTCGGCTATATAAGCACCTCGCTTATTGCCACGATCGGACAGAAGGTGCTTTATAAGCTCCGCAATGACTTGTATCGCCATATGCAAAGCCTGGACGTTTCCTTCTTCGACAGCAATCGCACGGGAGACTTGATGTCCCGGGTGACGAACGACGTTAATATCCTTCAGCAAATGATTTCCTCCAGCATGATGCAACTGATAACCGATGTATTCACCTTTACCGGAATCGCGCTATATATGTTGTGGATCGATTGGCGGCTGACGCTGCTGCTGCTCGCCACCTTCCCGTTCATGATCCTCACCACGAAGCTGTTCGGCAAGCGGATGCGCGCTTCCTTCCGTACGGTGCAGGAATCGGTTGCGGATGTGAGCGACCATCTGCAGAACGCATTGACCGGCATCCGTCTGATCAAATCGTTCACGGCCGAGGACTACGAGTCCGAGCGGTTCTCCGCCCGTACGCTGAAGAATAGGGATGCGAATATCCGGGTTGTCCGCCTGCGGGCAGCATATGAACCGATAATCGATTTTCTTAACTTCGCGGGTCTTGCGATCGTGCTCGTATTCGGCGCATGGCTCGCGATGAAAGGGCAGATGACGGTAGGGACCATCGTGGCCTTCATTGCTTATCTGCGGCTGCTGCAAAATCCGATTCGCCACTTCAGCCGGATCATCAATACGATTCAGCAGGCGGCCGCCGGCTATGAGCGCGTCATGGACATTATGAACACGAAAGCGGAGATCGTGGAGAAGCAAGATGCGCGTTCCCTGCCGCCGGCGGAAGGACGGATCGTTTTCCGTCAGGTGGATTTCGCATATAACAGCGATACGCCCGTGCTGTCGAAGTTTGATCTGGAGCTTGCGGAGGGCAAGATCACGGCGCTTGTCGGCTCCTCCGGTTCCGGCAAAACGACAATTGCGCATCTGATCGCAAGGTTCTACGATCCGCAAGGCGGCGCGATTACGATCGACGGATACGATTTGAAGGACGTTACTCTCTCCTCCCTGAGAGAGCAAATCGGCATCGTCTCGCAGGATATCGTCTTATTCAATGGGTCCATCATCGAGAACATCCGGTACGGCAGCATCCAGGCGACGGATGAGGAGGTGCGTGCCGCCGCCAAAGCCGCGAACGCCAGCGGGTTCATTGAAACATTCGCGCAGGGGTATGAGACGCAGATCGGCGAGCGCGGCGTGAAGCTGTCGGGCGGGCAGAAGCAGCGAATCTCGATTGCCAGAGCCATTCTGAAGAATCCGCGCATCATCATTCTCGACGAAGCGACGGCCTCTCTCGATACCGAATCGGAGCATCATATTCAGGAGGCGCTCGCCAGACTGCTGCAGGGCCGCACGTGTCTGGTCATTGCGCACCGGCTGTCCACGATTCAGCAGGCGGATCGCATTTACGTGCTGGAAGCTGGGCAGATCGTCGAATATGGCACGCACGACGAGCTGCTCCTTCAGGCGGGGCGTTATAGCCAGTTGTACGAACTTCAGTTCCCGCAATCGGAACGCGGAAGGGAAACGACAATCACGCGCAATAACTAG
- a CDS encoding helix-turn-helix domain-containing protein, which translates to MKPKVSQTFRRFLFSYLVILIIPNIAGYMTYRTSIDAAERNSIDTSLLLLKQSKDVLERRMSEVQNFTRQLAINQDITMIMNESVKKNSYNIYGLWKTWRDVSYYDKTNDFLQNYYIYLNNYDVVLTPATIYYRPLHYYELNHYSDLTFEEWKKTVISNSHQDTIMPLRPYIRNKTESFVITYIQSLPLNSFSAPKGTVVVVIDESKLSSMLMSFSNQYGGWAYITDKHGKTLASAGIDNDEIDRLGLMTVPPEQERETREFVDDTLRITIRSESSGWIYAAGIPRAALMEQANMIKHMTWTVTAAALAVGLLICLLLAYRSSTPINRLVRIVREQMGHDADAAYNDYDFLHGNIASLIHDNRLLETELNRQIPLVQDAFIKRLLRGEFHSLHEIRTAASQSGTEFQGDCGYVGIIRINGYSGMNTEEILNELQAARLLIKQTIRTMDAVSAITDLDSDKIAVIRSFASEPGKAERREAEKQIHELRSILTAEYRISVSISFGSSFHSPSDISRSFEEARRAMEHAAAASSDGQPIWYEEIWKETTTFYYPIDQEIRLLSAMKAGGIHEAKRIVDQIFVQNFAERGLSADMSQQLIGELKGTILKLIDHKAIHDSGEAELLQNRTVQLMLSEGVDQVRSELEDILEQICDLIARKKSENENETVGKIREAVEARFGDANFTLYQIADTLGRPEKYISQLFKEQTGEHISDYLEKIRIKNASALLFDSDLTIDEIAVRTGYNSSHSFRRAFKRVQGVSPSLYRQSASE; encoded by the coding sequence ATGAAACCGAAGGTTTCCCAGACGTTCAGGAGATTTCTATTCTCGTATCTCGTGATCCTGATCATTCCGAATATAGCGGGCTATATGACCTATCGGACTTCGATTGACGCCGCGGAGAGGAACTCGATTGACACGAGCCTGCTGCTGCTCAAGCAGAGCAAGGATGTCTTGGAGAGACGAATGTCCGAGGTGCAGAATTTCACCCGGCAGCTGGCCATCAATCAGGATATTACGATGATTATGAATGAGAGCGTCAAGAAGAACTCCTACAATATTTATGGATTATGGAAGACCTGGCGGGATGTATCCTATTACGATAAAACGAATGATTTCCTGCAAAATTATTACATCTACTTGAATAATTACGACGTCGTGCTGACCCCCGCAACGATCTATTACCGCCCTCTCCATTATTATGAGCTGAACCATTACAGCGATTTAACGTTCGAGGAATGGAAGAAGACCGTCATAAGTAACAGTCATCAGGACACGATCATGCCTCTGCGCCCGTATATTCGCAACAAGACGGAATCCTTTGTGATCACCTATATTCAATCCCTCCCGCTCAATAGCTTCTCCGCACCGAAGGGAACGGTGGTAGTGGTCATCGATGAGTCCAAGCTCAGCAGCATGCTGATGAGCTTCTCCAATCAATACGGCGGTTGGGCGTATATAACGGACAAGCACGGGAAGACGCTGGCTTCCGCCGGCATTGACAATGACGAGATCGATCGGCTGGGATTGATGACCGTCCCCCCGGAGCAGGAGAGGGAGACCCGGGAATTCGTCGATGATACGCTGCGGATAACGATCCGCTCGGAGAGCAGCGGCTGGATCTACGCTGCCGGCATCCCGAGAGCGGCCCTGATGGAACAGGCGAACATGATCAAGCATATGACGTGGACGGTGACCGCCGCCGCGCTGGCCGTCGGTCTATTGATCTGTCTTCTTCTGGCTTACCGCAGCAGCACGCCTATCAACCGGCTGGTCCGCATCGTGCGCGAGCAGATGGGTCATGACGCCGATGCCGCTTATAACGATTATGATTTTCTGCATGGCAACATCGCCAGTCTAATACACGATAACCGCCTGCTGGAGACGGAGCTGAACCGCCAAATTCCGCTTGTTCAGGATGCCTTCATCAAACGCCTTCTAAGGGGAGAATTCCATTCGCTGCATGAAATAAGGACGGCTGCTTCACAATCCGGAACGGAATTTCAAGGCGATTGCGGTTACGTGGGCATTATACGGATTAACGGCTACAGCGGCATGAATACGGAAGAGATCCTCAATGAGCTGCAGGCGGCCCGCCTGCTGATTAAACAAACCATCCGCACGATGGATGCCGTCTCGGCCATAACGGATCTGGATTCCGACAAAATCGCGGTCATCCGCTCATTCGCTTCCGAGCCGGGCAAGGCGGAGCGGCGGGAAGCCGAGAAGCAGATCCATGAGCTCAGGTCGATCCTTACAGCGGAATACCGCATTTCCGTTTCGATTTCCTTCGGTTCGTCTTTTCACAGCCCCTCCGATATCAGCCGGTCGTTCGAGGAGGCAAGGAGGGCGATGGAGCATGCGGCTGCGGCTAGCAGCGACGGACAACCCATCTGGTATGAAGAGATATGGAAAGAAACCACTACTTTTTATTATCCCATCGATCAGGAAATCCGTTTATTGAGCGCGATGAAGGCAGGGGGAATCCATGAGGCCAAGCGGATCGTCGATCAGATATTCGTACAAAACTTTGCCGAGCGGGGGTTGTCTGCGGATATGTCGCAGCAGCTCATCGGGGAATTGAAAGGAACCATCCTGAAGCTGATCGATCACAAGGCGATCCACGATTCGGGCGAAGCCGAGCTGCTCCAGAACCGGACCGTACAGCTGATGCTGTCGGAGGGCGTTGATCAGGTGCGCAGCGAGCTGGAGGACATCCTTGAACAGATCTGCGATCTGATCGCAAGGAAGAAATCCGAGAACGAGAACGAAACGGTCGGCAAAATACGGGAAGCCGTGGAGGCGAGGTTCGGCGACGCGAATTTTACCTTGTACCAGATTGCCGATACGCTCGGAAGGCCGGAGAAATATATATCCCAGCTGTTCAAGGAACAGACCGGAGAGCATATCTCGGACTATCTGGAGAAAATTCGCATCAAGAACGCATCGGCGCTGCTGTTCGATTCGGATTTGACGATAGACGAGATTGCCGTTCGGACGGGCTATAACAGCTCTCATTCCTTCCGCAGGGCATTCAAGCGCGTACAGGGCGTGTCGCCCAGCCTGTACCGTCAATCCGCCAGCGAATAG
- a CDS encoding ABC transporter permease, translated as METVRAVQPSRKSASSRGARIRADARRSLRKHWRFYLLIIPPVLFFILFKYVPMLNAVIAFKDYNIIKGVWGSPWAGFKHFRLFFDNPVFWVLIKNTLIISLYHLVVAFPIPILLAIGLNEVRSGFFRRTVQLVTYAPYFISTVVMVSIIMLLMSPRLGIINIAMQHLGMETVNFLGDPGIFRSVYVWSDVWQTTGYSAVIYLAALAGVDPALYEAARVDGASRMQKILHVDIPGLLPAAVIILILSVGNIMAIGFEKIYLLQNPLNTGTSEIIATYVYKIGLLNANFSFATAVGLFNSVINLILLVLVNALARRISNNSLW; from the coding sequence ATGGAAACGGTCAGAGCCGTGCAGCCTTCCCGGAAATCCGCCTCCTCAAGAGGGGCGAGGATTCGGGCTGACGCCAGAAGAAGCTTGAGGAAACATTGGCGGTTTTACCTGCTCATCATCCCCCCTGTACTCTTCTTTATCCTGTTTAAGTACGTCCCCATGCTCAATGCCGTGATTGCCTTCAAGGATTACAACATTATTAAGGGCGTGTGGGGCAGTCCCTGGGCTGGGTTCAAGCATTTCAGGCTGTTCTTCGACAATCCGGTCTTCTGGGTGCTGATCAAGAACACGCTGATTATCAGCCTCTATCATCTGGTTGTCGCTTTCCCCATTCCCATTCTGCTGGCGATTGGGCTGAATGAGGTCCGCAGCGGTTTCTTCAGGCGTACCGTGCAGCTGGTCACGTATGCGCCTTATTTTATATCGACGGTGGTCATGGTCTCCATCATCATGCTTCTGATGTCCCCGAGGCTCGGCATTATTAACATTGCCATGCAGCACCTCGGCATGGAGACGGTTAATTTTCTTGGGGATCCGGGAATTTTCCGCTCCGTGTATGTATGGTCGGATGTATGGCAGACGACCGGATATTCCGCTGTTATCTATTTGGCCGCACTGGCCGGCGTGGATCCTGCTCTCTATGAGGCCGCCCGGGTGGACGGCGCGTCCAGAATGCAGAAGATCCTTCATGTTGATATTCCCGGGCTGCTGCCGGCAGCCGTTATTATTCTGATTCTGTCCGTAGGCAATATTATGGCGATCGGCTTCGAGAAAATCTACTTGCTGCAAAATCCGCTCAACACCGGCACCTCTGAGATCATTGCCACCTACGTATACAAAATCGGACTGCTTAACGCCAACTTCAGCTTCGCCACCGCGGTCGGATTATTTAATTCCGTGATCAATCTCATTCTGCTTGTGCTGGTCAATGCGCTGGCACGAAGAATATCCAATAACAGTCTCTGGTAG
- a CDS encoding carbohydrate ABC transporter permease has protein sequence MQTSRTRIRIRESFGDRLFLTVVYILLTAVLLIVLYPLVYIFSSSLSSPAAVSSGRVWLLPIDFSLVGYKAVLNNAQVLTGYGNSLFYVIAGTLISVTLTVILAYPLSRRSFFGRNALMIFIVFTMLFSGGLIPMYLVVKQLGMIDTRWALLIPQAIWVWQVIITRTFFQVNIPDELVEASEMDGCSDLRFLWSIVVPLSKPIIAVLVLMYAVGQWNAYFDALIYLKSQALHPLQLVLRNILILNTATGNMEASEMVKRQQMADLMKYSLIVVASLPVLIIYPFVQRYFVQGMLIGSVKG, from the coding sequence ATGCAGACCAGTCGAACCCGCATCCGCATCCGGGAGTCTTTCGGAGACCGGCTCTTCCTGACGGTCGTGTATATTCTGCTGACGGCGGTCCTGCTCATCGTGCTGTATCCGCTTGTTTATATCTTCAGCTCATCGCTCAGCAGTCCGGCAGCGGTATCATCCGGGCGGGTGTGGCTGCTTCCGATCGATTTCTCGCTGGTCGGCTACAAGGCCGTTCTGAACAACGCCCAGGTGCTCACGGGTTATGGGAATTCCTTGTTCTATGTCATAGCCGGGACGCTCATCAGCGTGACGCTGACCGTTATTCTGGCTTATCCCCTGTCGCGCAGATCGTTCTTCGGCCGCAATGCACTGATGATCTTCATTGTGTTTACGATGCTATTCTCCGGCGGCCTGATCCCCATGTACCTGGTGGTCAAGCAGCTCGGCATGATCGATACCCGCTGGGCGCTCCTGATTCCGCAGGCCATCTGGGTGTGGCAGGTCATTATCACCCGGACCTTCTTCCAGGTGAACATCCCCGACGAACTGGTAGAAGCCAGCGAGATGGACGGCTGCAGCGATCTAAGGTTCTTATGGAGCATTGTCGTCCCGTTGTCCAAGCCCATCATTGCCGTGCTTGTGCTGATGTACGCCGTGGGCCAGTGGAACGCTTATTTCGATGCCCTGATTTATTTGAAGTCGCAAGCGCTTCATCCGCTGCAGCTGGTGCTGCGCAACATTCTGATTCTGAATACCGCTACCGGCAATATGGAAGCTTCGGAGATGGTCAAGCGCCAGCAGATGGCGGATCTCATGAAATATTCACTGATTGTCGTAGCCAGCTTGCCTGTACTCATCATCTATCCGTTCGTTCAGCGTTATTTCGTTCAAGGAATGCTAATCGGTTCGGTCAAAGGCTAG
- a CDS encoding ABC transporter substrate-binding protein — translation MKKTMTLFVSLVLVFSLVLAACSKDDGGGTTTTTKDNGGNTGGKAAEGNTGSGSTAAPVKISIFAQQNADTDFTTNSFTKEAEKLFNIQFNWQTIPYDGAAEKRQISLASGDYPDLYMLIPWVDRFSQTDLLRFAQQGVILPLNDLIDKYAPNIKAAMEKYPYYKAMNTAPDGNIYGLSQLIECYHCSFPNKMWLNTKWLDKLGLQMPTTTDEFKAVLKAFKTDDPNGNGLADEVPLSGSIEDYGVHIIPYFMNGFIYNDDRTYLLLNNDKVDIAANKPEWKDGLAFVKSMYDEGLIDPGAFTQNAEALKKIGDNAEAQILGAGVGMHPAIFVSTGDDAPFGADYNPVAPLQGPKASYATYNYPSDPGATFVLTNKASEEVQIAAIKLVDYMMTPEGNVRSNFGEEGLDWRKPTEGENALNDAVEPFLTTIPGKKDEKPHNSSWGAMAQYYNPKEYRDSWVAADDIYSSAGYERRLQKATQLYDGKQPESVFPHWAIWIDPATADEAAMMRTNIKDYIDQNALQFVTGAKDLDKDWDAYVKGLENLNLKRYLEIMQTAYDGTKQ, via the coding sequence TTGAAAAAGACGATGACGTTATTCGTGTCGCTCGTGCTTGTTTTCTCGCTGGTGCTGGCCGCTTGCTCCAAGGATGATGGCGGTGGTACAACCACCACCACTAAAGATAATGGCGGCAATACGGGCGGCAAGGCAGCAGAAGGCAATACCGGCAGCGGCAGCACGGCGGCTCCGGTGAAAATCTCCATCTTTGCCCAACAGAATGCGGATACGGATTTTACAACGAATAGCTTTACGAAGGAAGCGGAGAAGCTGTTCAATATCCAGTTCAATTGGCAGACGATTCCGTACGATGGCGCAGCCGAGAAAAGGCAAATCTCGCTTGCCAGCGGCGACTACCCCGACCTCTACATGCTGATTCCGTGGGTGGACCGTTTCTCGCAGACCGATCTGCTCCGTTTCGCCCAGCAGGGCGTCATTCTCCCGCTTAATGATCTGATTGACAAATACGCGCCGAATATCAAAGCGGCGATGGAGAAATACCCGTATTACAAGGCGATGAATACCGCACCGGACGGCAATATTTACGGCCTGTCGCAGCTGATTGAATGCTACCATTGCTCCTTCCCGAACAAAATGTGGCTCAATACCAAATGGCTGGATAAGCTCGGCCTGCAAATGCCGACGACTACCGACGAGTTCAAAGCCGTGCTGAAAGCATTCAAAACCGACGATCCCAATGGCAACGGCCTGGCGGATGAAGTCCCGCTCAGCGGCTCGATCGAGGATTATGGCGTGCATATTATCCCGTACTTCATGAACGGATTTATTTATAATGACGATCGAACGTATCTGCTGCTGAATAACGATAAAGTGGACATTGCGGCGAACAAGCCGGAATGGAAGGACGGCCTTGCTTTCGTCAAATCGATGTATGATGAGGGGCTGATCGATCCGGGCGCCTTCACGCAGAACGCCGAAGCCCTGAAGAAAATCGGCGATAATGCGGAAGCACAGATCCTTGGCGCGGGCGTGGGCATGCATCCGGCTATTTTCGTCTCTACGGGCGATGATGCTCCCTTTGGGGCCGATTATAATCCGGTCGCTCCGCTGCAGGGCCCCAAAGCTTCCTATGCCACCTACAACTATCCGAGCGACCCGGGCGCAACCTTCGTGCTGACGAACAAAGCGAGCGAAGAGGTCCAGATCGCCGCGATCAAATTAGTCGATTATATGATGACGCCGGAAGGGAATGTTCGCTCCAACTTTGGGGAAGAGGGGCTGGATTGGAGAAAGCCAACAGAAGGGGAAAACGCGTTAAATGACGCTGTTGAACCTTTCCTCACGACCATTCCGGGGAAGAAGGATGAGAAGCCTCATAATTCCAGCTGGGGCGCGATGGCCCAATACTACAATCCCAAGGAGTATCGGGACAGCTGGGTAGCCGCCGATGATATCTATTCTTCCGCAGGCTACGAGCGCAGACTGCAGAAGGCAACGCAGCTGTATGACGGCAAGCAGCCGGAGAGCGTGTTCCCGCACTGGGCCATATGGATCGATCCGGCTACCGCGGATGAAGCGGCCATGATGAGGACGAACATCAAGGACTACATCGATCAGAATGCCCTGCAATTCGTTACGGGAGCCAAGGACCTCGATAAGGACTGGGATGCTTACGTCAAAGGCTTGGAAAATCTGAACCTGAAGCGCTACCTGGAAATCATGCAGACGGCGTATGACGGCACCAAGCAATAA